A stretch of Babylonia areolata isolate BAREFJ2019XMU chromosome 23, ASM4173473v1, whole genome shotgun sequence DNA encodes these proteins:
- the LOC143297906 gene encoding four-jointed box protein 1-like, producing MRLLLVIMTGIGFTLGLLCGLLLHLPADGMPANPHPHLAAHLHNNNDNDKNPRERRSVGDHSVVVSQTDDLAPKDHSHLSPSGQGNVIRGGSNSDPRSPHPKSSFQSPSQAGTDSNPFVSSGGRDGHNGNPQVSSGHRGSQAEQIGVTVKAGREEEKDTPRSTSSSPGFIQPVTSFTLRLRNTGTKFVVDSAVQRRVAGDARREEQHVEDSNNNSGSNSVGGGGDTSDHVTDTTTDVAHAPRPVNTNTNTSSLREVVDGVIWVPALEAACPRGVQQHREGVEAWRRKAAGMEVVRMEEGCGRMQNRLLTFRDGSRACARYRLNTDQIQGELYSYYLARLLHVPNLPPSLLLPVSSLSPQWRAVHLAMSQAQWADGRPVVLTQWMDGLLPAHIPHELRQDDRKVHPTWSILGGKGLPELCELLQWSDLIVLDYLTANLDRMVNNMFNRQWNAQMMDNAAHNLERTPEGSLVFLDNESGLFHGYRLLEKYQGYHQALLSSLCVFRASTAQAVKRLHRAPQSVGQELRRVVEEGEEHHRHLPPMPEKNVKVLQDRLGQVYEQIVRCEGLYGGPR from the coding sequence atgcggcTGCTGCTGGTGATCATGACGGGCATCGGCTTCACCCTAGGCCTGCTGTGCGGCCTGCTGCTGCACCTCCCTGCTGACGGCATGCCCGCCAACCCGCATCCCCACCTCGCCGCgcacctccacaacaacaacgacaacgacaaaaaccCGCGGGAGAGGCGGAGTGTTGGTGACCACAGTGTCGTGGTGAGCCAGACAGATGACCTTGCTCCAAAGGAtcactcccacctctctccctccggcCAAGGTAACGTGATAAGGGGAGGAAGCAATTCAGACCCGAGGTCCCCTCACCCCAAGTCCTCCTTTCAATCGCCGTCACAAGCGGGGACAGACTCTAATCCCTTTGTGTCCAGCGGGGGGAGGGACGGCCACAATGGCAACCCTCAGGTCAGCAGTGGACACAGGGGCAGCCAGGCGGAACAGATTGGCGTGACGGTGAAGGCGGGacgggaggaggagaaagataccCCCCGCTCTACATCCTCCTCCCCGGGCTTTATCCAGCCAGTGACCTCCTTCACGCTCAGGCTGAGGAACACAGGGACCAAGTTCGTCGTGGACTCCGCCGTGCAGAGACGGGTGGCGGGCGACGCGCGGAGAGAGGAGCAACACGtggaagacagcaacaacaacagcggcagcaacagtgtgggtggtgggggtgacacgtCAGACCACGTCACCGACACCACGACGGACGTAGCACACGCGCCGCGACccgtgaacaccaacaccaacacctccagcttgagggaggtggtggatggcgTGATATGGGTCCCAGCCCTGGAGGCTGCCTGCCCGAGAGGAGTTCAACAGcacagggagggggtggaggcgtgGCGGAGGAAGGCGGCGGGCATGGAGGtggtgaggatggaggaggggtgcggcAGGATGCAGAACCGACTGCTGACCTTCCGGGACGGGAGCCGGGCCTGCGCCAGGTACCGCCTCAACACGGACCAGATCCAGGGCGAGCTGTACTCCTACTACCTGGCGCGGCTGCTCCACGTGCCcaacctgcccccctccctcctcctgcccGTCAGCTCCCTCAGTCCCCAGTGGCGGGCGGTCCACCTGGCCATGTCCCAGGCCCAGTGGGCGGACGGACGGCCCGTGGTGCTCACCCAGTGGATGGACGGCCTCCTCCCAGCACACATCCCGCACGAGCTCCGCCAGGACGACCGTAAAGTGCACCCTACATGGAGCATCCTGGGTGGGAAGGGCCTCCCCGAGCTGTGCGAGCTCCTCCAGTGGTCGGACCTTATCGTGCTGGACTACCTGACGGCAAACCTGGACCGCATGGTCAACAACATGTTCAACAGGCAGTGGAACGCACAGATGATGGACAACGCCGCACACAACCTGGAGAGGACCCCGGAGGGCAGCCTGGTCTTCCTGGACAACGAGTCCGGGCTGTTCCACGGGTACCGCCTGCTGGAGAAGTACCAAGGGTACCACCAGGCGCTGCTCTCCTCGTTGTGTGTCTTCAGGGCCAGCACGGCTCAGGCGGTGAAGAGGCTTCACCGGGCCCCACAGAGCGTGGGGCAGGAgctgaggagggtggtggaggagggtgaagagCACCATAGACACCTGCCGCCCATGCCCGAGAAGAACGTGAAGGTGCTTCAGGACAGGCTGGGGCAGGTGTATGAGCAGATTGTTCGCTGTGAGGGTCTGTACGGTGGCCCGCGGTAG